In Sebastes fasciatus isolate fSebFas1 chromosome 8, fSebFas1.pri, whole genome shotgun sequence, the DNA window TGGTCAATCTCattaaatgtatgtacaatGGATTCACGGGCCAAGTCATTTCAAATGGAAAGCTATCAGACACCCTCCAAATAAAAACAGGAGTACGACAAGGCTGTCTTCTGTCTCCCCTGCTCTTTCTTGTTGCCATCGATTGGACTATGAAAAAGTCAGTGGATGGCCAAAGGACGGGGTTACAGTGGACTCCCTTCACACAATTGGAAGACCTCGATTTTGCAGATGACTTGGCACTGAtctcaggaacacacacacaaatgcaacatAAGACAAACAAATTACATGAACACAGCAAACAGCTAGGCCTCATGATCAACGTTGGAAAGACCAAGGTCATGAGGATCAACACTAAATCCCACCAGGGAATAAATATCAAGGAGCAACCCCTAGAAAATGTGGCAGAGTTTGTCTACCTGGGAAGCAACATCAGCACAGACGGAGGAGCAGATAAGGATGTGGAGCTACGCATCAGCAAAGCAAGACATGCCTTCAGAACACTCCGACCTGTATGGCTCTCTTCCCAGctctccaaaaacacaaaaatccgAATTTTCAACTCAAATGTAAAATCTGTCCTTCTCTATGGCTGTGAAACCtggaaaaccacaaacacaatcacCAACAAACTGCAAGTGTTCATCAACAACTGCCTCCGATACATACTGAGGATATGGTGGCccagaaaaattacaaatacagacctgtggaaacaaacaaaccaggagcaaatcaacaaagaaatcaaaaggagaaagtggagatggatcgggcatacactcagaaaacaagaaacaaacataacaagacaaTCTCTGGACTACAACccacaaggaaagaggaagccaGGGAGACCAAAAAACAACTGGAGACGGTCTATGCTTGACGAGTTAAACAAGATCGGGACCTCCTGGCAAGAAGCAAAGACCACTGCACAGAAGAGAGTGAGGTGGAGATCCATGGTGGACGCCCTATGCTCCCAAGGGGGCCAAGAGGACTAAGAAGAAGAAAGGTTGAAGTCAAAGAGAGTCTATTTTTaataacagaataataataaatatttacattttctacTAATAACCACTCACCAGACAGTTCTTGAACAGCTTCTCATGACTGTCACGGAGATACAAGGGGAGGCCCTTCAAGGCTGCAGTCTGTCGATGTGCTGTGATGTCAGATGTCTGAAACACAAAGGGTTGGGAGAAAAATTACACCAAGATGTAACAAACATGAAGAAAGCTGAGAACAAACATGGAAACATGCTTCCCAGtttgtgttaaagctgcatttatttatttttgcccaCTTAGATGCAGAACTCAACAGACTGAAACAATCACACACTTGATATATTATGGCCTTATAAGGTTGATTATGTGGCAAACAGCTGTCCTCTTCCACATCCAGCAAATACCTGTTGAATGAAAGTCTTAAGATTTACTCCTTTTAACTCCTGATATAAATAGCTGGCTTTTTAGCTGTTAGATGTTCCACTTTCTTCACCACCTTGTCGCTATCTTTGTCTGTCCCttaggtagtgtacagtggggttATTCTGATGgtttgtcactatgagcaacACCTCAAATTTGACccaatgtttatttaaaaatattgattagtgcagctttataaaaagaaaaaaaaattcctttttatacatttatttccatAATGTCCAGAATAATGAGATTATTAAGTCTAAAAATTCACCTCTTCATCCAGTCTGTTAAGGAGTTGATCCATCTCAGGCGGGAAAGCTGTCCGCCTAGCCCGATAGAGTTTAAGGAGCCTTGGAGTGTGCTGATTAATGGCTGCTCTGAAGTTGTCTATTAGGTCCTTGTTGGTGAGCCGAAGAAACTCTTCCCTGATCTGTTGAACAACAGAACAGCAAACGTAAATGTCCAATACAAAGTCAATACAATTTCAACACCATCCTCATgttaaaatacgtattttatTAACCCTCATCCTTGGGACCACAAGAATAATCTgctgtaagaaacaaccatcatagcacCATGTTAACTTATGCcatctcaaaacattattagtgtaattaatgtcatctgaaggatgacattaattacactaATAATAAATTAGTTAAATTAGGACCCATGGCAAACATTTGATTTATCTATTATATTTGACCTATTTTAACTGCATAGGCTGCAATTGGGTGCTTTTGGTGGGACCCCCAGGACCCCAATACAttggtatttttaaaaatcactaattaaaacagaaaacaatgatatgaagtcataaggaacaaattgattgacaaagtgatgaaaaaatttaaatgataGAACAAAGCatgtgagatatgacaaaaagtataCCTCTGGGGTCTGGCGGTACCccagttggtaggatgagggttaacgGAAGTAAACAACTTCAGATTCTTATTTTGCAAAGACTAAATCTGAAACacaacataatatattattggCTCAGCTGCTTACCTCTGCCTCGTAAAACAGAGCAGGCCACCGCTCCTGAACCTCTGACACCATAGGCACTAGCTCCACAATCTCCTTGCGCCTCAGGGAGAATGTCACCTCCATCTCTTGCTTCATGAGTGCAACATTCTTATTTCTCTTCTTTAACTCCTCAACCAGAGCAAGTCTTTCCTCCTCCAGCGAGTCATCAGTATGGGTATCTGGGTGGTCAGGAACATAGTTAATCTCCCCTCgctttgctctcttcaaagaaGGACCTGCACCATCATCTTCACCGCTTCTTCTCCGGTTAATGCTGACCTCAATGCAGCCTGCGTTACGTAGCTTGGACCTGTAATTACCAAGTTTGTATTTTATGCTCATTTTCCATCCATCATACCCCGTTACACTGCCCGGTTCTTGAAGACAGGGGTGCCTACTGACGAGAGCAGAAGCAACAGACTCAATCTATGAAGAGTAATCAGTATACTCACCATTCTGCGTCCCTTCAATGCAGCAGGCACATTTTTGGGGtcaccagtatcttccctcccACTGTGTATGCAGTCAATGGATGATGGTTGTTGAGAGCCTCAGGATCGAAAATCTCAGTGTCTGCATAGATGTTCTCCACAAGCTTGAAAGACCTAAAATGCAAAAGGACATCATCCAAAGAAGGTGTTTTGATGTCAGTTACTTTCTCCACATGTAACACTGGCTTGAAAAGACTTTGGTTATCAAATTGGCATGCCATCATCTGCTGGTGTTTTGTGGACAGCATGAGAAGCACATTTTTTGCTCAGTCttattgaaaaaagtgtgttttgactCAAACCTCATTGTCCATAATTCCACCAATGGACCAAAGCAGCAAAATCCGGAAAAGTTTCTGTGACTGCATTCATTTCAATCTGAAAGACAAAGGTGACAATTTGCTGGAAATTAGCAAAGCAGGCAGTGGTAGAATAATTAATGATGTGGTTAATGTCGCTCAAACAGGTTCTTAATAAGTTTTAAACATATCAATTTAATGTAATTGTAAACAGTAGACTGCTCTCTGGATTTGACAGTATTTTGACAAATGTAATACAATATTCTGTcccattcatttggagttatGAAGTTATAATTTTTAGAATAGCTTATGCAAAGAGTCTGCACATGgctctccactcctccactctgACCTCACAAGCACACATGGAGGTGCAGAGCCGAAATGGCGGTGGCTATCCgggctaacggtgctaacagagctaacagagctaatagagccAATATAGCTAAtggagctaacagagctaattgCGGGGCACACCGTAAAAACaaggccgacggacgctcaccgacggccccaaactgtccgtcgGTCGACCATCGGCCCGTTGTGTCAGTGCATCTGAGGCAATAGTGCTGAGAGAGCTAATAGTGTTAACCGGAGGGGGACGgaagacggacggacggacttGACTGTGGCCGCTACGGGCGACGGGCCTTTGTCCTTGAGGAGGTCTAAACTCTCCTAGTGACCTCCTAGTTAAGACACGAAGCATTCAGCTAACTAACGTATACTTTAGTTGAAACAGCAACACTAACGTTACTCACCAACACCGGCTAGAAGTCACCACAATGTCCCGTTAGCATTAACAGCTTAACGGTTAGCGCAGTTTAGCCGTTGACATGTGGAAGCAGCTAACTACCCCTCTAGCTGTAATACTGTACCGACACGTTACCGTAACGTTACAACACATTAATACCATTCAGACTAACCAGTCCTAACATCGTCCTCCCTGTTTGAAAGCTTCTGGTCCATACAAGTCTCGCTAGCATCAGCTAGTTGCTAGCTGTCCTTAActaagctaacgttactagTGTTTACGTTAACTGTTGTCATGGTGATATCTACCGTATCTGTTAATGTATCACACCATATAACTCTGAATACAaatatgacacaatttcaactATATCAAACGAAAAATAAGTTAATCTTACCTGTGTGGAGTCAGCCTGGAGCTCcggtgcagacagacagactggaggGCGGAGTACTTCAAACTTCAACTCTGAAAGTTGTCTTTCCCTCCATTCACAACAAAGACACGAGAGTTATCTGAACTTTCGCCCCTTGTGTTGACTCGCAACCTACAGTCTGTGTTCACAACTGAAAGATAGAAGTATTATGAACTCATTTAATGGATTTGACGCCAACTTAATGTCTGATTTGCTGGACTGACTTATATGTTTGACTCAAATGTTAATAACGTATATTTCAAAGTCTTAACAACTTGAAACGCTTTTTTATGCCAACAAATACGAGTTAGAGTTTTTACACTCTAGCTCTGATGTCACTCACTCTAGCTCTGAACATTTCGTCCAATACACCCCCATATTGAACTCAGAAAAAGTCTGTCAACAGCATGAAACTAAAACTGTGATcattcaaaaactgtaaaagatatgaaaaatctGAGTGTAAATTTACCAGTTCAAATTCGTGTAacccgtttaaagtttaaatggtgtctgtagctgaaagaaTGTGGgagcagtagcatttcaaagtggagtatgtataagaggatttgaagattttctccattgagattaatggtagaaaaaagttgaatgtatgcactaatgtccttaaagagctgaatgtTTGATAGTTGAgcggtttctgtagctgaaagatTGCAGAATTAGTTGAAGTCCAAAAAACAtatggaagaaaaagaagaagaagaaagatttgGATAACATACTGTGAACACAATAAGCGCTTTCTGTCCAAAATGAGTCATTATATCAGAACCAACACGGAAACCTCAGCACTCCACTCTATTTTGACTCTAGTGAATTTACTTTGATATGtgagcataaaaacaaaacaaaactttacctgctgctgcaggtgtggCCAACCAGTCAGACCAGGGTCAAAAAATAGCTACCACATAccatcacacacccacacattaGAGACAGAGGACGATGagtaaaactgaaacttaacCTTAATTGTTTCATGTAATTCTGTACCATTTATCAGTAGGCCTCAAGAGTACGGAAGGTTACTACACTTTCACAGTAGCTCCTCAACACTgctgaaatgtaataaatgtaatgtattttaaagAAGATTTTAAAGGTACTCTACACTCTAGCTCTGATGTCACTCACTCTAGCTCTGAACATTTCGTCCAATACACAGCCATATTTGAACTCATAAAAAGTCTGTCAACAGCATGAAACTAAAACTGTGATcattcaaaaactgtaaaagatatgaaaaatctGAGTGTAAATTTACCAGTTCAAATTCTTGTAacccgtttaaagtttaaatggtgtctgtagctgaaagtatgtgggagaagtagcatttcaaagtggagtatgtataagaggatttgaagattttctccattgagttacattgtaaaacatattttaaaaagtataaatggtagaaaaaagttgaatgtaggcactaatgtccttaaagagctgaatgtTTTGATAGTTGAgcggtttctgtagctgaaagatTGCAGAATTAGTTGAAGTCCAAAAAACAtatggaagaaaaagaagaagaagaagaagaagaagaagaagaagaagaagaagaaagatttgGATAACATACTGTGAACACAATAAGCgttttctgtccaaaatgagTCATTATATCAGAACCAACACGGAAACCTCAGCACTCCACTCTATACAAGCCTAAAACTAGAATTTTGACTCTAGTGAATTTGCTTTGATATGtgagcataaaaacaaaactaaggctaacctggtctgactggttggccacacctgctgctgcaggtgtggCCAACCAGTCAGACCAGGTTCAAAAAATAGCTACAACATAccatcacacacccacacagtagagacagaggacgatgtgtaaaactgaaacttaatCTTAATTATTTCATGTAATTCTGTACCATTTATCAGTAGACCTCAAGAGTACGGAAGGTTACTACACTTTCACAGTAGCTCCTCAACCCTgctgaaatgtaataaatgtaatgtattttaaaaaagatttgaaaggTCCTCTACACTCTAGCTCTGATGTCACTCACTCTAGCTCTGAACATTTCGTCCAATACACAGCCATATTGAACTCAGAAAAAGTCTGTCAACAGCATGAAACTAAAACTGTGATcattcaaaaactgtaaaagatatgaaaaatctG includes these proteins:
- the LOC141772766 gene encoding uncharacterized protein LOC141772766 isoform X3, which translates into the protein MKQEMEVTFSLRRKEIVELVPMVSEVQERWPALFYEAEIREEFLRLTNKDLIDNFRAAINQHTPRLLKLYRARRTAFPPEMDQLLNRLDEETSDITAHRQTAALKGLPLYLRDSHEKLFKNCLATDPEEEQTKGLIVGILTVLEDDDSSASATVINVAVVVEEDIVLQDLPDLPTAFAYLFGLIYALNLQYPKELRYTFETIQKVFMGLGTDLSARVRSLKNKLLQ
- the LOC141772766 gene encoding uncharacterized protein LOC141772766 isoform X1, whose product is MSIKYKLGNYRSKLRNAGCIEVSINRRRSGEDDGAGPSLKRAKRGEINYVPDHPDTHTDDSLEEERLALVEELKKRNKNVALMKQEMEVTFSLRRKEIVELVPMVSEVQERWPALFYEAEIREEFLRLTNKDLIDNFRAAINQHTPRLLKLYRARRTAFPPEMDQLLNRLDEETSDITAHRQTAALKGLPLYLRDSHEKLFKNCLATDPEEEQTKGLIVGILTVLEDDDSSASATVINVAVVVEEDIVLQDLPDLPTAFAYLFGLIYALNLQYPKELRYTFETIQKVFMGLGTDLSARVRSLKNKLLQ
- the LOC141772766 gene encoding uncharacterized protein LOC141772766 isoform X2, encoding MSIKYKLGNYRSKLRNAGCIEVSINRRRSGEDDGAGPSLKRAKRGEINYVPDHPDTHTDDSLEEERLALVEELKKRNKNVALMKQEMEVTFSLRRKEIVELVPMVSEVQERWPALFYEAEIREEFLRLTNKDLIDNFRAAINQHTPRLLKLYRARRTAFPPEMDQLLNRLDEEATDPEEEQTKGLIVGILTVLEDDDSSASATVINVAVVVEEDIVLQDLPDLPTAFAYLFGLIYALNLQYPKELRYTFETIQKVFMGLGTDLSARVRSLKNKLLQ